Proteins from a single region of Candidatus Neomarinimicrobiota bacterium:
- the ahcY gene encoding adenosylhomocysteinase, with protein sequence MAVQEVASDTATGSDDKKTVVPDYKIADITLADFGRKEIILAEEEMPGLMALRAKYSSSKPLQGARITGCVHMTVQTAVLIETLRALGAEVRWSSCNIFSTQDHAAAAIAARGVPVFAWKGETEKDYWWCIEQTLRFPGGKGPQLLIDDGGDLTLVVIEKHPELIPAVRGVSEETTTGVHRLHRMEREGSLPFPAVNVNDSVTKSKFDNKYGNRESLADGIKRATDIMLAGKIVVIAGYGDVGKGCAQSMRGYGARVIITEADPINALQAAMEGFEVRTMDAVCETGDIFVTGTGCMHVITGAHMERMKHNAIVCNIGHFDIEIDVKYLLNTPGISEENIKPQVDKFTFPDGHSIILLSRGRLVNLGNATGHPSFVMSCSFTNQILAQMMLWKEDLEQKVYLLPKKLDEEVARLHLPKLGVELTQLSPEQADYLGVDVDGPYKPEGYRY encoded by the coding sequence ATGGCAGTTCAAGAGGTAGCATCCGATACGGCAACCGGAAGCGATGATAAAAAGACCGTTGTTCCGGATTACAAGATAGCCGATATCACCCTGGCCGATTTCGGCCGTAAAGAAATAATCCTGGCCGAGGAGGAGATGCCCGGCCTCATGGCCTTGAGGGCCAAGTACAGCTCCAGCAAACCGCTTCAAGGTGCCCGCATTACCGGCTGCGTCCATATGACCGTCCAGACGGCGGTCTTGATTGAAACCTTACGGGCGCTCGGGGCCGAAGTGCGGTGGTCCTCTTGCAACATTTTCTCCACCCAGGATCATGCCGCCGCCGCGATCGCCGCCCGCGGCGTGCCGGTCTTTGCCTGGAAAGGTGAGACGGAAAAAGACTACTGGTGGTGCATCGAACAGACCCTCAGGTTCCCCGGGGGCAAAGGACCACAGCTACTGATCGATGACGGCGGTGACCTGACGCTTGTCGTAATCGAAAAGCACCCCGAGCTCATTCCAGCGGTTCGGGGGGTTTCCGAGGAGACCACCACCGGCGTCCACCGCCTCCATCGGATGGAGCGCGAGGGTAGTCTGCCCTTCCCCGCGGTAAACGTGAACGACTCGGTGACCAAGTCCAAGTTCGATAACAAGTACGGCAACCGGGAGAGCCTGGCCGATGGCATCAAGCGGGCCACCGACATCATGCTGGCGGGTAAGATCGTGGTGATTGCCGGCTACGGTGACGTGGGCAAGGGCTGTGCCCAATCCATGCGGGGCTACGGCGCCCGGGTGATCATTACCGAGGCTGATCCCATCAATGCCCTCCAGGCGGCCATGGAAGGCTTCGAGGTCAGGACCATGGACGCGGTGTGTGAGACCGGCGATATCTTCGTCACCGGCACCGGCTGCATGCATGTGATTACCGGCGCGCACATGGAACGCATGAAGCATAATGCCATTGTGTGCAATATCGGCCACTTCGATATCGAAATCGACGTGAAGTACCTATTGAACACGCCGGGTATCAGCGAGGAGAACATCAAGCCCCAGGTGGACAAGTTCACTTTCCCCGACGGGCATTCCATTATCCTACTCAGCCGGGGGCGGCTGGTAAACCTGGGCAACGCCACCGGCCATCCCTCTTTTGTCATGTCCTGCTCTTTTACCAACCAGATTCTGGCCCAGATGATGCTCTGGAAGGAGGATCTGGAGCAAAAAGTCTACCTGTTGCCCAAGAAGCTGGATGAGGAAGTGGCCCGTCTGCACCTGCCCAAGCTGGGTGTGGAGCTCACGCAACTTTCCCCTGAACAGGCTGACTATCTGGGCGTGGATGTGGACGGCCCCTACAAGCCGGAGGGGTATCGGTACTAG